In Fluviicola sp., the sequence ATATTCTTTTGTAAGCTTTCCTTTGGTCGTTTTTCCCTTGTAGTTGTATTCAACGATTCTATCGACTGGATTATCTAAGTTCACGTCTGACATATCAATTCCGAGTAAATTTTGATTGCTACCAGTCAACCACTCCCTAAATTGTGCCCAAGAAGAATTTCTTCCAAAACCTTTTAATGTCAACTCCACGTTTAACATGTCTTTTTCAACAAGAACCGGATTGATTGCCTGTCTTTTTTGACGTTCTAATCTTGATGATTTAAAAGTTACGCTTTTCACAATTGCATTATTCCGAAAGTCATCAATCATTCTTTGTGGAAGGAATTTTTGCCTGTTATAAGTGATTATGTTCTTAGCTTTAAAATAGTTTCCAAGCTGTTGTAGGAACATTCCAGATAAAGACTCTCCGGTATATGATTGAACCACTACAATACAAAAATTCAGATCAATTGGCATCCATATTTGAAAGTAATGCGGAATCGCATGTATTTTAGTTTGATCAACTTGGTTTCCACCAAGTGAATTACGTCTTTCTTGTATTTTCTTACCAATACCTGTATCGCCACCTCTTAGTACCCCACTAACAATATTAAAATTAGACTGAATTAAATAAGTGTCTTCAGAACTAATAGTAATTCCTTTTGTTTCATTAACGTTAATTCTAAATTCTGAACCAAAATAATTGACTAAATCGGTGTAAAAAGAATTGTATTGATTTTGAAGAGTTAGTGTTTGTCCATCGGGATTGAAAGAATTTAAAAAATCTCTGAAGAAATAATCCCCGTTATGTAATTGCTTTCTAAAAGTGAAATGGTAGCAATCTAATTTTATGTCTCTTGCCATGCTATGTAATTAGGTTATTAGTAAAATTAAACTTATTTTTTAATTATAAATCAACTTTTTATAGGATTTTGACAAGAGTTCTGATTACTGTGAAAAGATAAAAACAATTAAATACAGATAATTACACTACTGTTGAATAGAGTTTTAAGAAAATAAGGAAAACATTATCTCATGATTTCTTAAAAACTCTTAAAAAGTGTACTGAAGCGTACAAATGCGCAAGGGAATTGATTTCATTTTCAGAACTTACTTCTGTTAACTAGTAATATGTACAACAGAAATGAGTAAAAATGAAAAGCAAAGAGAAAATAAAACGTTTGGAGTTATTGGATGACGATGATCTTCCGCTATCCGAGATTCCCCGAAAAGACAAAAAGAAAAAGAAGCAAAAGGCAAATCTCGGCTCAGGGACTATCAAAGGAGTTTTAGCAGGGTTCAACAAACGGGAAGCAAAAAGCAGCGTTCCGAACACCTTGCTAAAACTTTTGGCTGATATTGCCGGAGTGGGGATGGGAACGGTACTTAGTGCTTCCGCTGGAAAGGCTGCTCCGGCAGTCGGCGTTGCACTCTTGGGTGCGGGACATTACATGGGCGATGAATCCGGATTGCTTCGGGTTGTTGGGGCAAGTACCCTTTCCCATAGTGTAGCCAAAGCCAAAGAGTACCGTGAGAAATCGAATATGAGCATCTCAGAACGATTGAAAGATGTCAAAGACGGTTGGCTGTATGCGATCCTATTTAAGAAGTACCAGGAGGAGCAAAAATCAACTGCTGCAAAAGTAATAGATTCGGCCTCAGAATCAGGCGTGGAAGAAACCGGTGTAGAAGGAATAGAACGGGATGATCCCGAAGAAGAATTCCAGGAAGAAGATAGTGATGAGTTTCATCATGATGAACCGGAACGAAAGAGAATTGAACTCCGCGATGATGACCTCCCAGATTTATCCCTAATGTAACACCTCATGGAAAGTCGCCAGCCATACAAACCTGAAATCATTCAACGCATCTTTGAGCAATTGTGCTTTTTGGAGAAACAAGGTCAAAGTAGGGATTATGAAATTCGGTTGGATCAATTTACCGTTGTTCCAAGAACCAACCTTCCCGGATCTTTTTTCAATTATGAAGCATGTATCGACGAATGGACCAAAGAAGTCTCAATCTGGTTATACAAAGGCGCATCGCGTGTAGCTGATAAATACATCTTTATTCTAAAGGAGGAAGTAAGCGAGGCGGATATACTCAGGCGCAAGTAGAAGCACTCATCGCGCGAACCAAACGCGATTTTGCCCAGGGTTTGGAAATGTCTGAACTCAGACAAAAAATCAAGCGACAAAAGAAAACAATTAAATCACTTAAAGTAGCATTGCAAACGAATCAAAACGATTCATCTGGTCAGGTAGCAAACCTGATCTCCAGCTTGGGAAAATCACCACTTTTTGAAGGTGTATTACTTTCCCAGGATCAAACACAACAAACAGCAAAAGAAGTAGAATCGACAGGATCAAACCAACTCCACGGTTATTCAACCGATCAATTAGCAGCTATTCTCGAAGAATACCGACTGAAAATAGGAGAAATGACTTTTCAAACTCTGATTGGAACTACCCTGATGCTTGCAGAACACCCCGAACTAATTGTAGCAGTTCGGAATTTAATCAATCAACACTTAAATAATGAAAGCAAAGAAAAAGCATGAAACGGTATTGCTCACAAGGGAGCAGACTAAAGAACTTTTGCACATAACGCAACCCACTTTACGAAAATGGACTAAGTTAGGATTATTGACCGCATATGGGTTAGGAGGAAGGATCTATTACAAACAAGATGAGATTCTCCGTGCATTGCAAGTAATAACACCAAAAATTAATTAAACAGCTATGGAAATTAAATTATTGATGATGGCCATTGAAGGACTATCGAAACGAGTTGATGATGTCATGAGAGAGAATCAATCGCTTAAAAATGAAGTCAAAGAATTAAGACGACAAATTGATATGAGACCAGCTGAATCAGTAGCTCATACTCAAGTGGAAAGTAAACAGGAAGATGAATTGCTGACACTTAAATCAGCGATTGCATTACTGAAAATATCGCGAAGTGGTTTTATTCGGATGGTGAATGATGGAACCTTCAAACCTATCAAATTCAATCTTCGAACTCTCAGGTATTCAAAACATGATTTAATGAATTTCATTAAGCATCGTGAAAACTAAAAATAGAATAAGCCCCGCATTTGCGGGGCTTATTCATTATGGGGTTTTTAGATTAACTGAAACCTAAAATGATCCTTATTCGTTTCCTGTAGTCTGCATAATTCTTTGACAAACAAAACTGCATTTTCAAGCAGCGTAATCTTATTGTACCCAAAAATGATACTGGCATCCTTCAATTGATGAGAAGTGATCTTTGTAAGGATTGTAACAGGAACATAATTGATGAGGTTCGTAATGAAAGATCTTCTACCTGTATGGGAACTCACAAACTGATAAAAAGGTTTCGTTTCAAACTGTTTTTTACCTCGACTGTCTGTATAACTCAATGTGATTGGTTCATCCATACCACATTGACGAGCTAGTTCCTTTACGTTTAGATTAAAGCCCGCTTCCGAATACCGATGATGAGCCCGCTCCACGTTTTGTTCCAGCATCTCACGTAAAGGCTTTAAAATAGGAATGATTACTTCGACATCACGCTTTTGAGTAATAAATCGGGTGTATTCAAAAGATACTCCATCCTTGTCGTATGAGAATTCCGGTTTCACTTTAAAGACATCAGAGTAGCGACATCCTGTGAAGAGAAGTTTCATTAAAATCAGTTTGGTATCCAGCATTCGTTCCGATGGTGGTTCATAATTGAGTATCTTCTGAATCTGCTCAAAATTCAAATAGATCTTCTCTTCGAATTTGAAGCGCACTTTATCATTAGAAGATATTTCATGGGTCGGGACAAAGACGCTGATTTTATATGTCTTGGCAATTCTTCGCATGACGGTTCGGAAGTCCGCAAACAATAACCAAATGCTATTTTGCTTTTTTAGTGTGTTACGGCTTTCCTCCATAAACTGTGCATACAATTGTTCGTTCACGTCATTACTATAAAGTGGTTTTCGGATCAGTAATTCAAACGCTTCAATTCTTCGAACAAAGGATGAAAAGCGAATTTTCGTTTTATCCGAATATGCTTCCCGTGAAATGAACTCCTTCTGAATGAAATCGACCAAACGTACCTTGGTGACGACGTCATCTGATTTTCCTTTCAATTTAATATCCAGGTGATTCTTTATTGCATCGTTGGAAACCTCATTTCTCATCTGAAGATACTGAAACGCTTCTTCAATGGTCCTTTGCGTTTTCAGTAATTCATGTAATTTATTTTTAGGAATAGGTTGTTTTAAGGTGTCATCCCAGTCTTGGCGAGCAACTTTGATTCCGGTGTAATACTTCAAGGGTTTGTAAATGTACTTTGATTTAAGTGCGTCAAATTCCTTGTATCCAAAATTGATAATGGCGAGGATTGGAATTTCTCCTTCAATTCCTGTCTTTAAAACAAAATTAATTTTTAATTTCATGGTGATTCTGTGTTTATCGTTGATTCAAATCTAGGTGGTTCAGAACTTAAACCGGATACGAAAAAGGGGTAGAAAATTGCCCTTCTATCACGAAATTCAGCTAAATTCCAAATTGTTCGAATAAGTTACAAAATCTTCTGAAACGAAGCAATAGCGTGGTGTTTAGAATTCCGTTAAATTTTTTAAAACGATCTAACTATTTTTTAAGTTACTCAAAAACATCATTTTATCAAATAAACAAACCCACTTTTTTACATTTACCTTTTTACATTTTCCCTTTAATTTGTTTAAAATGGTTCTAAATAGATAACCCTGACAGTTTTGTGACAATTCACAGCCGCTTGTTTCCCAATTTTGCAGGTAATAAAGCTAGAAAGTTACCATTCGTGATTAAGCAACTGCATACAATCGCATTTACGCATAGAAACCTGGAAGTCTCCAAAATCGGGGTTTTACACATCGAACAGGACGCTGTTCAATCACGTTTTCAAACGGTGAAAGAACGTTTGCACATTGATGAGATCATGTTCTTATCAACCTGTAACCGCGTAGAATACTTTTTAGTGACCAACGAGATACTTTCTCCGGAGTTTTTACACGATTTCTTTTCAGCACTTTATCCCGAATACGACGAAGAAAAAGTAAGCTTCTTTGCTTCCAAGGCAGTGGTTTACTCGAAAATGGAAGCGGTAAATCATGCCATGCGTGTGGCTACTTCGATTGACTCTTTGGTGATCGGTGAACGTGAGATCATCACACAAGTTCGCCAGTCTTTCGAGCAGTCCCGTGATTTAGGGCTTTCCGGAGATACCCTTAGAATTTTATTCCGCCATACCATTGAAACAGCAAAACGTGTTTACACGGAAACGAAAATTTCCCTGAAACCGGTTTCGGTAGTTTCCATTGCTTACCAGCGTTTGGTTGGAATGGACGTTCCGAAAGATGCACGTGTGCTGGCTATCGGGGCGGGTGTTACCAATACAGCCATGCTTCGCTTCTTGAAGAAACACGGGATGAATAATTTCGTGATCTACAACAGAACAGTGGAAAAAGCAGCTGTTTTGGCCGAAGAACTGGGTGGAAAGGCATTTCCGTTGACCGAATTGGAAAATCACTCCAAAGGATTTGATATCCTGGTTTCCTGTACGGGCTCCGAAGATGTCATCGTGGACGAAAAACTCTACAAAAAATTACTGAACGGTGAAACAAGTCCGAAGATTACCGTGGACCTGGCTTTGCCAAACGATATTTCCCCGGAGGTACATGCCAATTTCCCTACTCGGAATATTTCCATTGAAGTGCTTCAGCGCATTTCAGACAGTCACCTGGAAGAACGCTCACAGGAAGTAATCCATGTGGAGCAAATCCTGGAAGAAGCAAACAATGAATTCCGCAACATCGCCAAGATGCGCGCAATCGAAGTTGCCATGAGACCTGTTCCGCAAATGGTCAAGGAAATCCGTGCTACAGCTTTCAACGAGATCTTTAAGAACGAATTGGACCAGTTGGATCCTTCTTCCAAAGAGATCCTGGAAAAAGTGGTCGGATACATGGAGAAAAAATACATGAGCATGCCTATGATTATGGCCAAGGAAATCATGTTTAAATCGTAATTTTGCTTCATGAGAAAAATTCGTATCGGTTCGCGCGGAAGTGATTTAGCACTTTGGCAGGCCAATCATGTGAAAAACCAACTGGAAGCTCTCGGAGCAGAAGTCAGCATCACCATTATCAAAACCCAGGGCGATGAAATTCAGCATTTGAGTTTCGATAAACTGGAAGGAAAAGGTTTTTTCACCAAGGAAATCGAACAGGCTTTACTCAATGATACCATTGACCTGGCTGTACATTCTCACAAAGACCTCGAAACAAATCCGCCGGAAGGCTTAATCATCGCTGCTGTTTCCGAACGCGAAAATCCGGCAGATGTATTGCTCATTCATCCGAGTGCGTTTGATGAGAACGCGTTTTGGAGTTTGAAAAAGGATGCTGTAGTAGGAACATCTTCTGCCCGCAGAAAATCCCAATTGGTTGGTTTCCGGTCTGATGTTCAGATCAAAGACCTTCGCGGAAATGTACCGACACGCCTTCAAAAACTGGTCGACGGCGAGTACGATGCTATTTTACTGGCGAAAGCCGGTTTGGACCGCCTGAAACTGGATTTGAAAGGAATGCACGAAGTAGTGCTGGATCCGGAACAATTTATTCCTGCACCTGCGCAGGGTGTTTTGGCGCTTCAGATCCGGGAAAACGATCACGAATTGAACAATTTCATGCAAGCCATGAACCACGAAGATATTCAATCCCAAATTGCGTTGGAAAGAACGGTACTGAATCGCCTGCAGGGCGGTTGCCAGCTTCCGCTTGGAGCATATTGCCCGGAAGAAGGACGTTTGCTCGTTGCATTTGCGCATGAATGGGAGCAGGGAGCACAGTGGTTTGAGTTTGAAGGCCCGCACGACCTGGATATGGTTGATGTAGTGCTCGAAGCCTTATTGGAGGAAGAAGAAGATGAAGATCAGGAGTATATTTCTTAGTTCAGAAAGCGACTCTTCCCTTCCGATAGTTGATTTTTGCCGGGAAAACGATTTGCTCCTGGTCCGTAAATCATTCATTTCATTCGGTAAAATCCCATTTAAGATGCCTCCTGCAAGTAATTGGGAGGTGGTTTTTTTCGCTTCACCACGATCCGTTGATTTTTTTATCCCGGAAGATTTCAGCCTCACAGCAAACCAGGAAATTGCCTGCATCGGCCCGGAAACGAAAAAACACCTGGAAACTTTGGGGTATCAGGTTTCTTTTTACGGAGAACAAGCCGGGAACCCGAAAGAAATAGCTGCTCAATTCAAAACCTGGCTGGGAGAACGCAGGGCACTTTTCCCGCAATCCACTAAATCCAATAAATCCATTGAGTCGGAGATTCCCGGATCTCAAAAAATCTCCTTGATCGTTTACGAAACGATTTCCGACCCGGTGCCATTCCTGAATTCTTTTTCGGTATATGTCTTTACCAGTCCGTCGAATTACAAGAGCTTTATGACTTTGAATAAGCTTCCCGAAGAAGCAAAAGTGATCGCCTGGGGCCGTTCTACGGCAGAAACCATGATGGACGATGACGCTCCCGTACATTTTATTCTGGACACGTCCACTTATTCCGAGCTTTTGGAAATCCTCCAAAAAATTCTTACAGAAAATTAGATTTTTTTAACTAAAAGGCCTACTTTTTAGTTATGTTTTAAAACGGATGGCTTCTAAAGTTGTTTAACTTTGTTCCAGGTTGTGATAGAACAACTGAGTGCCAAATTGAAATATTCAAAAAGTAATACTCACTAAATTCTATGCTATGGAAGCGAACAATGGAAATTATGAATTCCGAGTTTATCCTGATGAAAAATCGCCTAAACTATTCAAGTCACCTCTGCTGGAGGTTTTAACAAAAACAAAGCTTTGGATCATTATTAGTTTATATAGCACAGTTGCTGCTGTATGGATCTGGATGTACCTGTATTATTTTCACGGAACAGCAATCAGTGCCATTTTATTGTTCTTCCTTGGGTTTCTTGCATGGACTTTCGGCGAATATACGCTCCATCGGTTTGTGTATCATAAGTTAAAGGATGCGTCTTATGATACCGGAATGCAATACGTATTCCACGGAATTCACCACCAGTATCCAAGTGACGAAGACCGCATTATTTTGCCTCCGATTCCGGGATTGGCTATTGCGAGCGCCTTTTTGGGGGTATTTTACCTCATGATGGGAACAGCTGCATTTACCTTCGGATCAGGTTTCTTAATCGGGTACCTCGTATACATCAGTATCCATTGGATGGTACACAGCAAACCGGCGCCTGCGCGATTTAATTTCTGGTGGAAACATCACAACATTCACCACTATCAGCAGCACGACAAAGCGTTTGGAGTGTCCACCCCGATTTGGGATATTGTGTTCAGAACGATGCCAATAAAAGGCCGCAAGACAATTACAATCCTTAAGAAATAGGATGTTGTATCAAATCACATAGCGACATAGGTCACATAGTTTTGTATATCCGGATATGCAAATAGGACAAAATTGGGTCTATCACCAACAAAATCCGCTATGTGTTCTATGTGCCTGTGTGGTTTTTATTTTTGAATGAGGATCAAACTGTGGCGAACCGCATCAAAGTGATTGTAGATTAAAATCGTACGCGGTATTCCTGTTGCTTGGTTTTGAAGTAAATGTTTTGCTTGCCCATTGAGCAAACGAACAGCCAGATAACTGGCAAATGCACTCACCGTTCGGTATTCCCCGACAGATTTCTTAAAATAAACGACCGGTGTGTTTTCGAATAACGGTTCTACTTCTTCATACCACGAATCCGTGTTAACGTCACCACTCTTGCCGAGTAGCAAACAATCAATATCTTTCCGCTGAAGATTGTTTTCTTCCAGGAAATCGATTACAAATGCCTGTATTTCGTCCGGTGACAGGTGTGAAGACTGCTTGAATGCGCTAAATCTTGCCAGGCTGTTCTCCGGGTTGCTGCTTAAATAAAATTGGGTAGAACCTTCTCCGCAATAGGAACCTTTGGTGCCGGAATTTAACAGCTCTTCGTTGGAAACCAATTCCTCCTTGAAGCGTTCTCCCAGGCGGTCAATATTGTAATTGTAATCCGAAATCTCTTCTACAGCACCCAACAACAGGTTTTTCTCCGTTCCGGAATGCTCATCGAAATACAGTGAGGCGTCCATCAGTGCCGACTCAAAGGCAAGCGAGCCATTGACGTGCGTCATATTATAACCCTGGTTTTCCGAAAGAAGTGCTACTTGTCCGGCTAGTGCGTTGGGTGTGCTTTGTACAAAATTCGTTGGTGTTAACGTACCTTCGTTGTATTCCACGATCTGGTTCAGGAACTTGATACAGTCCTCCAACCCGCCGTTTGCCGTTCCGAAAATAATTCCGTCCGGTTTCGGATTTCTTCCCAGTAAAGGCAGTGAAACACCGATTCCCATGCGCACCGCTTTTCCCATTCTTCTCAGCTGTGCATTCGGAATTAAATCCTGGTAAGAAGGCTCAATCGCTTTGTAGATATATTCGTTAAGTACCTGCCAGTCTCCGTTCTCGAAAGAGAGATCGTGTGTTTTTTGAGGAGAAATAGCGTAAAGGTCCTTTATATACATGCTGAAAAAATTAGAGACGTACAGTTTCCTCCAAACCCGAACGAATTGGAAAGAACATGTTGTATGGAGACTTCCGGTGTGTATTTCAAAGTAGGTTTGAACGTGAAATCCATGATGGGTTCTTCTACCCGCAAGCTTGGATAAACTTCCTGGTTCTGAATAGACAGAATACTGTAGATTGCTTCCAAAACACCAGCTGCTGCTAGCGTATGTCCGACATAAGATTTAGTTGAACTAAAAAATGGAACCGTTTGAAAGAGTTTCGAAAAAGCAAAAGATTCCGTGATGTCGTTGTTTGGCGTTCCGGTTCCGTGAGCATTGATATACTGGATATCTTCCGGAGTTAATTGAGCGCGTTTCAGGGCTAATTCCATTGCCATTCTAGGGCCTCTGGCATCGTCTGATGTTGCGGAGGGATGGAAGGCATCATTGCAGATCCCGAAACCTGAGAATACCGCCTGTATCTTTTGGGGATCGGAAACGGCTTCTTTTCGTTCCAAAACCACATATGCTGCTGCTTCTCCCAAACTTAATCCTTCGCGGTTGGTGTCGAAAGGCTTGCAGGGCTCTTCGCTTAAAATGCGGAGTGAATTGAATCCGTTTACCGTAAATTTTGCCAGGCAGTCGCTTCCTCCGGCTATCACGCGGTCTACTTTACCGGTTTCCAGTAAGCGTGCTCCCAAAGCAATGGCATTCGCCGAAGAAGAACATGCTGTATTCACCACGTCGGTGATTCCTTTCATTCCGTAGAGGCGCACAATTTGCAAAGCATGGTCCGAACCTTCGTAATGCTTCACATATTCGGAAGGCGAACCCTGCATGTTTGCGTCGTGGTACAAATCATCTGTATAACACATGCCGCCAACCGTGCTGGAACTGATAAAAGCAGTGCGTGTGGAAGCAATCTCTTCCGTGCTGAGCTGAGCGTGCGCAACAGCTTCACGAAAAGCTTTAATGGCAATTAAGGTCGTGCGCGTAAACCCACGGCCTTTTTCAAGTCCCAGTTCTTCCAGCAAAGATTCATCACTTTGGTCGATTTCGCCAAAGACCAATGAATCGGAATAATGGGATTTGAAATGTTTGGATTTTTTGATTCCTGAAATTTCGTGTTTCAGGGAGTGAAGGTTTTCAGCAACTGTCAATCCAATTGAACTGATTGCACCCATTCCTGTTACCACAATTTCAGCCATAGATCTTATTTTGTTCTATTCGCACTAATGTAATCTACAATTGTGTTAACATCTACCAAAATTTGTCGTCCTTCCGTCGGGTTCTTGATCTTGATCCCATATTCGCGGTCAAGCAATACGATTAATTCCACCGAATCAATGGAATCTAAACCCAACTCTTCCCCGAATAACGGAACGTCATTTTGAATATCTGCAGGAGTTAAATCCAACAAGTTCAAATACTTGATCAAATGTTCTTTGAACTCAACGATTAATTCTTCTCTGTTTGTTGTCATATGTTAAATATAGTTTTGAATTCTCAACTTGATGAAGATCAAGAGTTGACAAATTACCGTAAACAAAAATAAGAAAGTTATAGTACCAATTAATTCACTCCACGCACCATTTTTCAAGAAAAGCGTATAATATCCTTCCAGGCACCACTTCAGTGGCGAGATATTTCCGATTGCCTGCATGTAATCCGGCATCACGAAATTGGGAACCCAGATTCCGCCGATTGCGGCGAAGATAATGATGGAAATAGCCCCGAACCCATTTGCCTGTTCCTGCGTTTTGGCATAAGTACCTACCAAAACTGCATAGGAAATGGCTGAAACAGCTGAAAGCAGTGTCACCACCAAAAAAGGTAAGAATGCATTCGGCATGGAAAGCTGCGGCAGCCCGATATGCGGGAAAATGTAAATTCCCATCAGGAAAAGCAATAATAATTGCGACAAAGCGACAAACAGGTAAACTAAGAATTTAGAAATCAGCGTCAGTGAAAATCCTTTCGGAATAGTCTGAAGCCTCAGGAAACTTCCCGATAAACGCTCCTTTACGATATTGCCGCCCAGTGAAATGACCATAAAGAACATCGCAAAAATGGACCAGGCCGGTACATTGTGCTGACTGGAATTCGGGATCAGTTCGGCCACATCACTTAGGCTTGCATTCGCAACTTTCAATCTGGTTTCGCGGTTTATAATGGCTTGACGGATGTTGGAAGGAATGGAATCGTATCCCATTTCCTGGAATAATTTCCCCACCATTTCCTCGTTTTCAATTCCGTTGGTAATGGCCTGGATCCCGTTATTGACCGAAATCCGGAAATTTTCCTGCACAACCGGATCGAAATAAATGGCAATTTCCTGTTTTTGGAGAGTTACTTTGGGAGCTTCTTCGATCACGCCCATTTGTTCCAGCATGAGTTTGGAAATATTGTCTGCATTGCTGGCCAGCCGCTCACTGAAATTGGACGGAATGTAAATGCCAAGCATGGCGTCTTCGTCAATGGTCGTTCGCTTTACGGCACTTTCGGAAAGCTGGTTATTCCGTTTGATGTTGAAACTCCCGGAATAAACCAGGGCTTTTACCAGTGAATCGCCCAAAGATCCTTTGTCCTGGTTAGAGATCAGGACCGTGAGTTTGTTTTCGTTGACGATCTGGAATGCGCTGTTCTGAACGATCGTAATGATAAAAACCAATAGAAGCGGCATCAGATACATGAGTAGTAACCCCACTTTATCGTGGAGCACCAGCAGTATTTCTTTCCATATAGATGCCTTTAGCTTTTTCATCAGTCGCGTAATAGGGTTCCGGTCAGTTTAAGAATGAGTTCTTCCAGGTGTTTGACTTCGTGTTGATGCAATAAATTCGTAAGCGTTTCGCTGGAAATGATTTTTCCGTGATCGATCAGTATAATCTGGTTGCAAAATTCTTCTGCTTCTTTCAAGTGATGCGAGGTGTAAATAATCGTAGTTCCCTGACGGTTCAATTCCTGTAGCAGGTTCATGATGGCAATCTTGCTCTGAACATCTACACCAACGGTCGGTTCGTCGAGAAACAGGATGGAAGGATTATGGAGCAGGGAAATAATTAAATTCAAACGGCGCTTCATTCCTCCCGAGAAAGTAGACACTTTTTGGTTTTTTACATGAAAAAGCCCCACTTTTTGCAATAATTCGTCGATTTTTTGCTCCAATTCCTCTTTTTTGAGGTCATAGAGATTTCCAAAATAAGAAAGGTTCTGCTTTGCGGTAAGTTCCGGAAAGAAGGAAAAAT encodes:
- a CDS encoding ABC transporter ATP-binding protein, producing the protein MQETLLHVSKVYKSYGKSAVPSLAGIDFTVAKGEIVGIFGPNGAGKTTLISILCSILEPTLGSVIYHLDGEKSPREIRSRLGFVPQDFSFFPELTAKQNLSYFGNLYDLKKEELEQKIDELLQKVGLFHVKNQKVSTFSGGMKRRLNLIISLLHNPSILFLDEPTVGVDVQSKIAIMNLLQELNRQGTTIIYTSHHLKEAEEFCNQIILIDHGKIISSETLTNLLHQHEVKHLEELILKLTGTLLRD